A genomic region of Caenorhabditis elegans chromosome V contains the following coding sequences:
- the srx-39 gene encoding G-protein coupled receptors family 1 profile domain-containing protein (Partially confirmed by transcript evidence), protein MISVTTISAIMLLFSLCGFTINWAIVIIMIKVTKLQKPFAILTVGLAIADGTFSALYLFYATPMVFFESDILSNYSSVCGYVLMICYSASTTFHFMISLNRILAVYKPMLYRMMFSVLFTFCIVMGIYSYALTIITLFFQILGCQNFYDQETRAFRYSGGDVCRFYATYLDFYLVFSLTISSTILDFLAIGKVLKISSKTEKHSKELSLLKQSISQTLFVLAIVCSFTWGPRFIPDIDYTFIFSSILWSSVHMFDGFFTLIFNPEIRRSCSRSGQPLAFNVVRSKSAALD, encoded by the exons ATGATTTCCGTGACAACAATCTCTGCAATTATGCTTTTG TTTTCCCTCTGTGGATTTACAATAAATTGGGCAATTGTGATTATAATGATAAAAGTTACAAAGTTGCAAAAAccatttgcaattttaactGTTGGTCTAGCGATTGCTGATGGAACATTTTCCGCGCTCTACTTATTCTATGCAACTCCAATGgtattttt CGAGAGcgatattttatcaaattattcGAGTGTTTGTGGATATGTTCTTATGATTTGCTACAGTGCTTCAACAACTTTTCATTTCATGATATCCCTTAACAGAATTCTAGCAGTGTATAAACCAATGCTTTATCGTATGATGTTTAGTGTTTTGTTCACGTTTTGTATAGTAATGGGAATTTATTCCTACGCACTTACAATCATaacactattttttcaaattt TGGgatgtcaaaatttttatgaccAAGAAACAAGAGCATTTCGTTATTCTGGAGGAGACGTTTGTCGTTTTTATGCAACTTATTTAGACTTTTATCTTGTTTTTTCATTGACTATTTCCAGTACTATTTTGGACTTTTTAGCTATCggaaaagtgttaaaaattagctcaaaaacagaaaagcaCTCAAAAGAACTTAGCTTGTTGAAACAG tcCATAAGCCAAACTCTATTTGTTCTTGCAATCGTTTGTAGTTTTACTTGGGGTCCGCGTTTTATTCCAGACATTGATTACACCTTTATTTTCTCTTCTATTCTCTGGTCTTCAGTGCATATGTTTGATGG GTTTTTCACATTGATTTTCAATCCAGAAATCCGAAGGAGCTGTTCCAGAAGCGGCCAGCCACTGGCATTCAACGTTGTTAGATCGAAATCGGCTGCATTGGATTAA
- the abu-15 gene encoding Activated in Blocked Unfolded protein response (Product from WormBase gene class abu;~Confirmed by transcript evidence), protein MRFTSLSIAFLACALVVSGSAIREKRQCGCAQPQQSQCSCQQVQQTQSCSCQSAPVQQQSPSCSCAQPQQTQQVQVQSTQCAPACQQSCQQQCQASPSVSQCQPQCQQQCQAQCTPMYNPPTTTTTTQAPVVQYQQCQPVCQQQCQSTCVQQQQPAAQCQPQCQQQCNVACDSPSTTTQAPQVIQIQLEIQQAQAQCQPQCQQQCQSSCVQQQQQSNQCEPACNTQCSDICQQTAQATQQVYNQNMNQNTNTQMYNPYNTNTNQNANCAPACQPACDNSCTSQQTQPMYQPYDTTTEAPAQVIQIVLQTSVAQSSQCAPQCEQSCQQQCVQQQQPAAQCQTACQSSCSNSCQAAQPATTACQQSPQQSSCSCQANYSPCGNGQCCRRK, encoded by the exons ATGCGCTTTACTTCACTTTCTATTGCGTTCCTTGCATGTGCCCTTGTGGTATCTGGAAGTGCAATCCGTGAAAAGAGACAGTGTGGATGTGCTCAGCCACAGCAGAGCCAATGCTCGTGCCAACAAGTTCAACAGACTCAGTCATGCTCGTGCCAATCTGCTCCAGTTCAACAACAATCCCCATCCTGCTCATGCGCTCAGCCACAACAAACTCAACAAGTTCAG gttcAATCTACTCAATGCGCCCCAGCTTGCCAACAGAGCTGCCAACAGCAATGCCAGGCTTCTCCATCAGTGTCCCAGTGCCAGCCACAATGTCAGCAACAGTGCCAGGCTCAATGCACTCCAATGTACAACCCACCAACCACTACTACCACCACCCAAGCTCCAGTTGTCCAATACCAACAGTGCCAACCAGTATGCCAACAGCAATGTCAATCTACCTGtgttcaacaacaacaaccagCAGCTCAATGTCAGCCACAATGCCAACAACAATGCAATGTTGCCTGTGATTCCCCATCCACTACCACCCAGGCCCCACAAGTGATCCAAATCCAACTCGAGATCCAACAAGCTCAAGCTCAATGCCAACCACAGTGCCAGCAACAATGCCAATCTTCATGTGTCCAGCAACAGCAACAATCCAACCAGTGCGAGCCAGCTTGCAACACTCAATGCTCTGATATCTGCCAACAAACTGCTCAGGCTACCCAACAAGTCTACAACCAGAACATGAACCAGAACACCAACACTCAAATGTACAACCCATACAATACCAACACCAACCAGAACGCTAACTGCGCTCCAGCTTGCCAACCAGCCTGCGACAACTCCTGCACTTCCCAGCAGACTCAGCCAATGTACCAACCATACGACACCACCACTGAAGCTCCAGCTCAAGTCATCCAGATTGTTCTCCAGACTTCTGTTGCTCAATCATCCCAATGTGCCCCACAATGCGAACAATCCTGCCAACAGCAATGTGTTCAGCAACAACAGCCAGCTGCCCAGTGCCAAACTGCCTGCCAATCATCATGCTCTAACTCATGCCAAGCTGCTCAACCAGCAACTACTGCCTGCCAGCAGAGCCCACAACAGAGCTCCTGCTCTTGCCAAGCTAACTACTCTCCATGCGGAAATGGACAATGCTGCCGCAGAAAGTAA
- the abu-6 gene encoding Activated in Blocked Unfolded protein response (Product from WormBase gene class abu;~Confirmed by transcript evidence), translated as MRFTSLAIAFLACALAVSGSAIREKRQCGCAQPQQSQCSCQQVQQTQSCSCQSAPVQQQSPSCSCAQPQQTQQVQVQSTQCAPACQQSCQQQCQASPSVSQCQPQCQQQCQAQCTPMYNPPTTTTTTQAPVVQYQQCQPVCQQQCQSTCVQQQQPAAQCQPQCQQQCNVACDSPSTTTQAPQVIQIQLEIQQAQAQCQPQCQQQCQSSCVQQQQQSNQCEPACNTQCSDICQQTAQATQQVYNQNMNQNTNTQMYNPYNTNTSQNANCAPACQPACDNSCTSQQTQPMYQQYDTTTEAPAQVIQIVLQTSVAQSSQCAPQCEQSCQQQCVQQQQPAAQCQTACQSSCSNSCQTAQPATTACQQSPQQSSCSCQANYSPCGNGQCCRRK; from the exons ATGCGCTTTACTTCACTTGCCATTGCCTTCCTTGCATGTGCCCTTGCGGTATCTGGAAGTGCGATCCGTGAAAAGAGACAGTGTGGATGTGCTCAGCCACAGCAGAGCCAATGCTCGTGCCAACAAGTTCAACAGACTCAGTCATGCTCGTGCCAATCTGCTCCAGTTCAACAACAATCCCCATCCTGCTCATGCGCTCAGCCACAACAAACTCAACAAGTTCAG GTTCAATCTACTCAATGCGCCCCAGCTTGCCAACAGAGCTGCCAACAGCAATGCCAGGCTTCTCCATCCGTGTCCCAGTGCCAGCCACAATGTCAGCAACAGTGCCAGGCTCAATGCACTCCAATGTACAACCCACCAACCACTACTACCACCACCCAAGCTCCAGTTGTCCAATACCAACAGTGCCAACCAGTATGCCAACAGCAATGTCAATCTACCTGtgttcaacaacaacaaccagCAGCTCAATGTCAGCCACAATGCCAACAACAATGCAATGTTGCCTGTGATTCCCCATCCACTACCACCCAGGCACCACAAGTGATCCAAATCCAACTCGAGATCCAACAAGCTCAAGCTCAATGCCAACCACAGTGCCAGCAACAATGCCAATCTTCATGTGTCCAGCAACAGCAACAGTCCAACCAGTGCGAGCCAGCTTGCAACACTCAATGCTCTGATATCTGCCAACAAACTGCTCAGGCTACCCAACAAGTCTACAACCAGAACATGAACCAGAACACCAACACCCAAATGTACAACCCATACAATACCAACACCAGCCAGAACGCTAACTGCGCTCCAGCTTGCCAACCAGCCTGTGACAACTCCTGCACTTCCCAGCAGACTCAACCAATGTACCAACAATACGACACCACCACTGAAGCTCCAGCTCAAGTCATCCAGATTGTTCTCCAGACTTCTGTTGCTCAATCATCCCAATGTGCTCCACAATGCGAACAGTCCTGCCAACAGCAATGTGTTCAACAACAACAGCCAGCTGCCCAGTGCCAAACTGCCTGCCAATCATCATGCTCTAACTCCTGCCAAACTGCTCAACCAGCAACTACTGCCTGCCAACAGAGCCCACAACAGAGCTCCTGCTCCTGCCAAGCTAACTACTCTCCATGCGGAAATGGACAATGCTGCCGCAGAAAGTAA
- the abu-7 gene encoding Activated in Blocked Unfolded protein response (Product from WormBase gene class abu;~Partially confirmed by transcript evidence), translating to MRFTSLAIAFLACALVVSGSVIREKRQCGCAQPQQSQCSCQQVQQTQSCSCQSAPVQQQSPSCSCAQPQQTQQVQVQSTQCAPACQQSCQQQCQASPSVSQCQPQCQQQCQAQCTPMYNPPTTTTTTQAPVVQYQQCQPVCQQQCQSTCVQQQQPAAQCQPQCQQQCNVACDSPSTTTQAPQVIQIQLEIQQAQAQCQPQCQQQCQSSCVQQQQPSTQCEPACNTQCSDICQQTAQATQQVYNQNMNQNTNTQMYNPYNTNTNQNANCAPACQPACDNSCTSQQAQPVYQQAQPTYQVQQTTAAPMYDPYNNQGSANCAPACQPACDNSCTSQQTQPMYQPYDTTTEAPAQVIQIVLQTSVAQSSQCAPQCEQSCQQQCVQQQQPAAQCQTACQSSCSNSCQTAQPATTACQQSPQQSSCSCQANYSPCGNGQCCRRK from the exons ATGCGCTTTACTTCACTTGCCATTGCCTTCCTTGCATGTGCCCTTGTGGTATCTGGAAGTGTAATCCGTGAAAAGAGACAGTGTGGATGTGCTCAGCCACAGCAGAGCCAATGCTCGTGCCAACAAGTTCAACAGACTCAGTCATGCTCGTGCCAATCTGCTCCAGTTCAACAACAATCCCCATCCTGCTCATGCGCTCAGCCACAACAAACTCAACAAGTTCAG gttcAATCTACTCAATGCGCCCCAGCTTGCCAACAGAGCTGCCAACAGCAATGCCAGGCTTCTCCATCAGTGTCCCAGTGCCAGCCACAATGTCAGCAACAGTGCCAGGCTCAATGCACTCCAATGTACAACCCACCAACCACTACTACCACCACCCAAGCTCCAGTTGTCCAATACCAACAGTGCCAACCAGTATGCCAACAGCAATGTCAATCTACCTGtgttcaacaacaacaaccagCAGCTCAATGTCAGCCACAATGCCAACAACAATGCAATGTTGCCTGTGATTCCCCATCCACCACCACCCAGGCCCCACAAGTGATTCAAATTCAACTTGAGATCCAACAAGCTCAAGCTCAATGCCAACCACAGTGCCAGCAACAATGCCAGTCCTCATGTGTCCAGCAACAACAGCCATCGACCCAATGTGAGCCAGCCTGCAACACTCAATGTTCTGATATCTGCCAACAAACTGCTCAGGCTACCCAACAAGTCTACAACCAGAACATGAACCAGAACACCAACACCCAAATGTACAACCCATACAATACCAACACCAACCAGAACGCTAACTGCGCTCCAGCTTGCCAACCAGCCTGCGACAACTCCTGCACATCCCAACAGGCCCAGCCAGTGTACCAACAAGCCCAGCCAACTTACCAAGTCCAGCAAACCACTGCCGCTCCAATGTACGATCCATACAACAACCAAGGATCTGCCAACTGCGCTCCAGCTTGCCAACCAGCTTGTGACAACTCCTGCACATCCCAGCAGACTCAACCAATGTACCAACCATACGACACCACCACTGAAGCTCCAGCTCAAGTCATCCAGATTGTTCTCCAGACTTCTGTTGCTCAATCATCCCAATGTGCTCCACAATGCGAACAGTCCTGCCAACAGCAATGTGTTCAGCAACAACAGCCAGCTGCTCAGTGCCAAACTGCCTGCCAATCATCATGCTCTAACTCCTGCCAAACTGCTCAACCAGCAACTACTGCCTGCCAACAGAGCCCACAACAGAGCTCCTGCTCCTGCCAAGCTAACTACTCTCCATGCGGAAATGGACAATGCTGCCGCAGAAAGTAA
- the srw-140 gene encoding G-protein coupled receptors family 1 profile domain-containing protein (Partially confirmed by transcript evidence), whose translation MAQQDMSFCSQIEVFYPNIQTSTALFLCRIADGLGAYYNTVFENESRVAAVSFSINLFHFIILTRKPMINSSVNIIMAAIAFFDICTLLYEMQLIVQSIIFLYTHCFQSGSYAWVLFNLVLEALRDYSRRCSTWLCLSIALLRILVMKNPLNQKYMRLVNPIGAFYAISIMVLVNVPITVFNLMKYTIKGIIRKSLCFPNGRVTYYMDFVEAFTNNDGALLKVATTSNAIMTNIIPCFVYPIFTLFLVSELKKVNKNRQSLSSTKNSTESQKTTRLVLLLTAMFFIAEFPLGVSTFLTYLFYDIQGIFVIIRFCEFLFSVILYANFSSHFIICLLMSSQYRECAMKFIFCGFSPKKALTRLTTTQNNSRRWATATTKLS comes from the exons ATGGCTCAACAAGACATGTCGTTTTGTAGTCAAATTGAGGTTTTTTATCCAAATATTCAAACATCAACGGCCCTGTTTCTATGTCGGATTGCTGATGGATTGGG AGCTTATTACAACACAGTATTCGAAAATGAATCTCGAGTAGCAGCTGTGAGCTTTTCAATAAACCTATTCCATTTTATAATTCTCACCAGAAAACCGATGATAAACTCATCTGTCAACATCATTATGGCTgcaattgcatttttcgatatttgcACTTTATTATATGAAATGCAACTAATTGTTCAAtccattatttttctataCACCCATTGTTTCCAATCAGGCTCATATGCATGGGTTCTTTTTAACTTAGTGCTGGAAGCTCTGAGAGATTATTCACGACGTTGTTCCACTTGGCTCTGCTTATCAATAGCTTTACTTAGAATTCTTGTCATGAAAAATCCTCTTAATCAAAAGTATATGAGGCTGGTTAACCCTATTGGAGCGTTTTATGCAATATCTATAATGGTTTTAGTTAACGTTCCTATCACTGTGTTTAATTTGATGAAATATACAATTAAGGGAATCATACGAAAAAGCTTATGCTTTCCAAATGGAAGAGTAACATATTATATGGATTTTGTCGAAGCGTTTACAAATAATGATGGGGCTCTTCTTAAAGTCGCTACGACAAGCAATGCAATTATGACGAAT attattccaTGCTTTGTATATCctattttcacactttttcttGTGTCAGaactcaaaaaagtgaataaaaataGACAAAGCCTATCATCTACGAAGAACTCGACCGAATCACAGAAGACAACTCGTTTAGTTCTACTCCTCACGGCAATGTTTTTCATTGCCGAGTTTCCACTTGGCGTGAGCACGTTTCTGACTTATTTGTTTTATGACATTCAAGGAATATT TGTAATTATACGTTTCTGTGAGTTTTTGTTCAGCGTGATTCTCTATGCGAATTTTTCAAGTCATTTTATCATTTGTTTGTTAATGTCCTCTCAATATAGAGAATGCGctatgaaatttattttttgtggattttctcccaaaaaagCTTTGACCAGACTGACGACAAC